In a single window of the Zea mays cultivar B73 chromosome 5, Zm-B73-REFERENCE-NAM-5.0, whole genome shotgun sequence genome:
- the LOC100272511 gene encoding Auxin response factor 22, with protein MKEAGEERCLDPQLWHACAGGMVQMPPVRSRVYYFPQGHAEHAHGGGGATDLAGARARPLPPLVLCTVAGVRFLADPETDEVFAKIRLVPAAPGEVEFGEPREFGIDPEDAREKLSSFAKTLTQSDANNGGGFSVPRYCAETIFPKLDYRADPPVQTVLAKDVHGEVWKFRHIFRGTPRRHLLTTGWSAFVNQKKLVAGDSIVFLRTEHGELCVGIRRAKRVSCGGMECISGWNAPVYGALSAFLKDEEGKITKGPGGYMRGRGKVEITDVVEAASLAASGQPFEVVYYPRASTPEFVVKAASVQNAMRNQWCPGMRFKMAFETEDSSRISWFMGTIASAQVADTIRWPNSPWRLLQVSWDEPDLLQNVKCVNPWLVEIVSSIPPIHLGTFSPPRKKLRVAQHPDFPFEGQLLNPIFHGNPLGPSNSPLRCFSDIAPAGIQGARHAQFGLPLTDYQLNQLHLGFNRLGAMTPTPRISKGFVISSAPASESVSCLLTIGTPQATEKSDDIKRPHIMLFGKPILTEQQMDSGGSREGLSQDRKASELGLEDGHCKVFMESEDVGRTIDLSVFGSYEELYGQLADMFGIEKAEIMRHLCYRDAAGAVRHTGEEPFNDFMKVARRLTIIEGTEGRPQKPLVEYMVERA; from the exons ATGAAGGAGGCGGGCGAGGAGAGGTGCCTTGACCCGCAGCTGTGGCACGCGTGCGCCGGCGGCATGGTGCAGATGCCCCCCGTGCGCTCCCGTGTCTACTACTTCCCGCAGGGCCACGCGGAACAcgcgcacggcggcggcggcgccacgGACCTCGCCGGGGCGCGGGCGCGACCTCTCCCGCCGCTCGTGCTCTGCACCGTCGCCGGGGTGCGCTTCCTGGCCGATCCGGAGACCGACGAGGTCTTCGCCAAGATCCGCCTCGTGCCGGCCGCGcccggcgaggtggagttcggagAGCCCCGCGAGTTCGGCATCGACCCCGAGGACGCCCGGGAGAAGCTGTCCTCCTTCGCCAAGACGCTCACGCAGTCCGACGCCAACAACGGCGGCGGCTTCTCCGTGCCGCGCTACTGCGCCGAGACCATCTTCCCCAAGCTCGACTACCGGGCCGACCCGCCGGTGCAGACGGTGCTCGCCAAGGACGTGCACGGGGAGGTCTGGAAGTTCCGCCACATTTTCCGGGGCACGCCGCGCCGGCATTTGCTCACCACGGGATGGAGCGCGTTCGTCAACCAGAAGAAGCTCGTCGCCGGGGACTCCATCGTCTTCCTGCGCACCGAGCATGGCGAGCTGTGCGTCGGGATACGCCGTGCCAAGCGGGTGTCCTGTGGTGGCATGGAGTGCATCTCTGGCTGGAACGCCCCGGTGTACGGGGCCTTGTCGGCGTTCTTGAAGGACGAGGAAGGTAAGATCACTAAGGGTCCTGGTGGGTACATGAGAGGCAGGGGGAAGGTGGAGATCACGGACGTTGTTGAGGCCGCAAGCTTAGCCGCGAGCGGGCAGCCATTTGAGGTGGTGTACTACCCGAGAGCTAGCACTCCAGAGTTTGTTGTGAAGGCTGCATCGGTACAGAACGCGATGAGGAACCAGTGGTGCCCTGGGATGAGGTTCAAGATGGCATTTGAGACAGAGGATTCGTCAAGGATCAGCTGGTTTATGGGGACGATAGCTTCTGCTCAGGTTGCTGACACAATCAGATGGCCAAATTCACCGTGGAGGCTTCTTCAG GTGTCATGGGATGAACCAGACTTGCTGCAGAATGTGAAATGTGTCAATCCATGGCTTGTGGAGATTGTATCAAGCATTCCACCGATTCACCTAGGGACATTTTCTCCACCTAGAAAGAAGTTGCGGGTGGCCCAACATCCAGACTTTCCATTTGAGGGTCAGCTGTTGAATCCAATTTTCCATGGCAACCCACTTGGTCCAAGCAACAGCCCACTTCGCTGTTTCTCGGACATCGCTCCTGCAGGCATACAGGGAGCCAGGCATGCTCAATTTGGTTTACCCCTAACAGACTACCAGCTTAACCAGCTGCACCTCGGTTTCAACCGGCTTGGTGCTATGACTCCGACGCCCCGTATATCCAAGGGTTTTGTGATCAGCAGCGCACCAGCCAGTGAGAGTGTCTCTTGCTTGCTGACAATCGGCACACCACAGGCCACAGAGAAATCTGATGACATAAAGAGACCCCACATAATGCTGTTCGGAAAGCCTATCCTTACTGAGCAGCAGATGGATTCTGGAGGATCGAGGGAAGGCCTATCCCAAGACCGCAAGGCTTCTGAGCTTGGGCTAGAAGACGGGCACTGCAAGGTGTTTATGGAATCAGAGGATGTTGGCCGCACCATTGACCTATCTGTCTTTGGTTCGTACGAAGAGCTGTACGGCCAGTTAGCGGACATGTTTGGAATTGAGAAGGCGGAAATAATGAGGCACCTTTGCTACCGTGATGCTGCTGGTGCTGTCAGGCATACTGGTGAAGAGCCGTTCAA TGACTTCATGAAAGTAGCACGGAGGCTCACCATTATAGAGGGCACGGAGGGGAGACCGCAGAAACCTCTCGTGGAATACATGGTCGAGCGGGCTTGA